One window of Myripristis murdjan chromosome 8, fMyrMur1.1, whole genome shotgun sequence genomic DNA carries:
- the LOC115363239 gene encoding histone H2A-like, whose product MSGRGKTGGKARAKAKTRSSRAGLQFPVGRVHRLLRKGNYAERVGAGAPVYLAAVLEYLTAEILELAGNAARDNKKTRIIPRHLQLAVRNDEELNKLLGGVTIAQGGVLPNIQAVLLPKKADKPAKAK is encoded by the coding sequence ATGAGCGGAAGAGGCAAAACCGGCGGCAAGGCTCGCGCCAAGGCCAAGACCCGTTCATCTCGTGCCGGACTCCAGTTCCCGGTCGGCCGCGTGCACAGGCTGCTGCGCAAAGGCAACTACGCCGAGCGCGTGGGCGCCGGCGCCCCCGTCTACCTGGCGGCCGTGCTGGAGTACCTGACCGCTGAGATCCTCGAGCTGGCTGGAAACGCCGCCCGCGACAACAAGAAGACCCGCATCATCCCAAGACACCTGCAGCTGGCCGTCCGCAACGACGAGGAGCTCAACAAGCTGCTGGGCGGAGTCACCATCGCTCAGGGCGGCGTGCTGCCCAACATCCAGGCCGTGCTGCTGCCCAAGAAGGCCGACAAGCCGGCCAAGGCCAAGTAG
- the LOC115363262 gene encoding histone H4: protein MSGRGKGGKGLGKGGAKRHRKVLRDNIQGITKPAIRRLARRGGVKRISGLIYEETRGVLKVFLENVIRDAVTYTEHAKRKTVTAMDVVYALKRQGRTLYGFGG, encoded by the coding sequence ATGTCTGGACGTGGCAAAGGAGGTAAAGGTCTGGGGAAAGGAGGCGCCAAGCGTCACCGCAAAGTTCTCCGCGACAACATCCAGGGCATTACCAAGCCCGCCATCCGCCGTCTGGCTCGCCGCGGCGGAGTCAAGCGCATCTCCGGACTCATCTACGAGGAGACCCGCGGAGTGCTCAAGGTCTTCCTGGAGAACGTCATCCGCGACGCCGTCACCTACACCGAGCACGCCAAGAGGAAGACGGTCACCGCCATGGATGTGGTCTACGCTCTCAAGAGGCAGGGACGCACCCTCTACGGCTTCGGAGGCTAA
- the LOC115363254 gene encoding histone H2B-like gives MPEPAKSAPKKGSKKAVSKTAGKSGRKRRRPRKESYAIYVYKVLKQVHPDTGISSKAMGIMNSFVSDIFERIAGEASRLAHYNKRSTITSREIQTAVRLLLPGELAKHAVSEGTKAVTKYTSSK, from the coding sequence ATGCCTGAACCCGCCAAGTCCGCACCGAAGAAGGGGTCCAAGAAAGCCGTGAGCAAGACCGCCGGTAAGAGCGGCAGGAAGCGCCGCAGGCCCAGGAAGGAGAGCTACGCCATCTATGTCTACAAGGTGCTCAAGCAGGTGCACCCCGACACTGGCATCTCGTCCAAGGCCATGGGTATCATGAACTCGTTTGTCAGCGACATCTTCGAGCGCATCGCCGGTGAGGCGTCCCGCCTGGCTCACTACAACAAGCGCTCCACCATCACCTCCAGGGAGATTCAGACCGCCGTCCGCCTGCTGCTGCCCGGGGAGCTGGCCAAGCACGCCGTGTCCGAGGGCACCAAGGCCGTCACCAAGTACACCAGCTCCAAGTAA
- the LOC115363265 gene encoding histone H3 translates to MARTKQTARKSTGGKAPRKQLATKAARKSAPATGGVKKPHRYRPGTVALREIRRYQKSTELLIRKLPFQRLVREIAQDFKTDLRFQSSAVMALQEASEAYLVGLFEDTNLCAIHAKRVTIMPKDIQLARRIRGERA, encoded by the coding sequence ATGGCCCGAACCAAGCAGACCGCCCGTAAATCCACCGGAGGCAAAGCCCCCAGGAAGCAGCTGGCCACCAAGGCGGCCAGGAAGAGCGCCCCGGCCACCGGCGGCGTCAAGAAGCCTCACCGCTACCGGCCCGGCACCGTGGCTCTCAGGGAGATCCGCCGCTACCAGAAATCCACCGAGCTGCTCATCCGCAAGCTGCCCTTCCAGCGCCTCGTCCGAGAGATCGCCCAAGACTTCAAGACCGACCTGCGCTTCCAGAGCTCGGCCGTCATGGCTCTGCAGGAGGCCAGCGAGGCCTACCTGGTCGGTCTCTTCGAGGACACCAACCTGTGCGCCATCCACGCCAAGAGGGTCACCATCATGCCCAAAGACATCCAGCTGGCCCGCCGCATCCGCGGAGAGAGGGCTTAG
- the LOC115363238 gene encoding histone H2A-like yields MSGRGKTTGKARAKAKSRSSRAGLQFPVGRVHRLLRKGNYAERVGAGAPVYLAAVLEYLTAEILELAGNAARDNKKTRIIPRHLQLAVRNDEELNKLLGGVTIAQGGVLPNIQAVLLPKKTDKPAKAK; encoded by the coding sequence ATGTCAGGAAGAGGCAAAACCACCGGCAAGGCTCGTGCCAAGGCTAAGAGCCGCTCGTCTCGCGCCGGACTCCAGTTCCCGGTCGGTCGCGTGCACAGGCTGTTGCGCAAAGGCAACTACGCCGAGCGCGTGGGCGCCGGCGCCCCCGTCTACCTGGCGGCCGTGCTGGAGTACCTGACCGCTGAGATCCTCGAGCTGGCTGGAAACGCCGCCCGCGACAACAAGAAGACCCGCATCATCCCGCGCCATCTGCAGCTGGCCGTCCGCAACGACGAGGAGCTCAACAAGCTGCTGGGCGGAGTCACCATCGCTCAGGGCGGCGTGCTGCCCAACATCCAGGCCGTGCTGCTGCCCAAGAAGACCGACAAGCCGGCCAAGGCCAAGTAG
- the LOC115363251 gene encoding histone H2B 1/2-like, with product MPEPAKPAPKKGSKKAVSKTAGKSSRKRRRPRKESYAIYVYKVLKQVHPDTGISSKAMGIMNSFVNDIFERIAGEASRLAHYNKRSTITSREIQTAVRLLLPGELAKHAVSEGTKAVTKYTSSK from the coding sequence ATGCCTGAACCCGCCAAGCCCGCGCCCAAGAAAGGCTCCAAGAAAGCCGTGAGCAAGACGGCCGGCAAGAGCAGCAGGAAGCGCCGCAGGCCGAGGAAGGAGAGCTACGCCATCTACGTGTACAAGGTGCTCAAACAGGTGCACCCCGACACCGGCATCTCGTCCAAGGCAATGGGCATCATGAACTCCTTCGTCAACGACATTTTCGAGCGCATCGCCGGCGAGGCGTCCCGCCTGGCTCACTACAACAAGCGCTCCACCATCACCTCCAGGGAGATCCAGACCGCCGTCCGCCTGCTGCTGCCCGGGGAGCTGGCCAAGCACGCCGTGTCCGAGGGCACCAAGGCCGTCACCAAGTACACCAGCTCCAAGTAA